The Desulfohalovibrio reitneri genome contains a region encoding:
- the glyQ gene encoding glycine--tRNA ligase subunit alpha, translating to MTFQDVILTLQQYWAERGCLVGQPVDVEVGAGTFNPHTFLRVIGPEPWNVAYVEPSRRPTDGRYGENPNRLQHYYQFQVILKPSPDDVQDLYLQSLAALGVNPARHDIRFVEDDWESPTLGAWGLGWEVWLDGMEVTQFTYFQQVGGIDLHPVSVELTYGLERICMYLQGKESVYDLDWNEHVTYGQVHHQNEVEQSRYNFELADTSMLFTNFDMFEAECSGMCEQGLPWPAYDYCLKCSHTFNLLDARGAISITERTGYIHRVRALASKVARLYAAQRKELGHPMLAREEG from the coding sequence ATGACGTTTCAAGACGTGATTCTGACCCTGCAACAATACTGGGCCGAGCGGGGATGCCTGGTCGGCCAGCCCGTTGACGTGGAGGTCGGCGCGGGGACGTTCAATCCCCACACCTTTCTTCGGGTCATTGGGCCGGAACCGTGGAACGTCGCCTATGTAGAGCCCTCCCGCAGGCCCACGGACGGACGTTACGGGGAAAACCCCAACCGGTTGCAGCACTATTACCAATTCCAGGTCATCCTGAAGCCTTCGCCGGACGATGTGCAGGACCTCTACCTGCAAAGCTTGGCCGCCCTGGGCGTGAATCCGGCCCGTCACGACATCCGCTTCGTTGAGGACGACTGGGAGTCCCCGACCCTGGGCGCCTGGGGCCTGGGCTGGGAAGTCTGGCTAGACGGCATGGAGGTTACCCAGTTCACGTACTTTCAGCAGGTGGGCGGCATCGACCTTCACCCCGTCAGCGTGGAGCTGACCTACGGCCTGGAGCGCATCTGCATGTATCTTCAGGGCAAGGAATCCGTGTACGACCTGGACTGGAACGAGCACGTCACCTACGGGCAGGTTCACCACCAGAACGAGGTGGAACAGTCCCGCTACAATTTCGAACTGGCCGACACCTCCATGCTTTTCACCAATTTTGACATGTTCGAGGCCGAGTGCTCAGGTATGTGCGAACAGGGGCTTCCCTGGCCCGCCTACGACTACTGTCTCAAGTGCTCCCACACCTTCAACCTGTTGGACGCGCGTGGAGCCATCTCCATCACCGAGCGGACCGGGTACATCCACCGGGTGCGCGCACTGGCCTCCAAGGTGGCCAGGCTGTACGCCGCCCAGCGCAAGGAATTGGGCCATCCCATGCTGGCCCGGGAGGAGGGGTAG
- a CDS encoding helix-turn-helix domain-containing protein, giving the protein MSLRELGERLRHERMNKGLSLDEVVERTKISRRNITAIEEGREDDLPHAVYSRGFIRNYAELLGVDLAEYDEVLNEALPIEDDFSEEAARELKKDLKLHSGSRAGAKVVRTIVLLVVLAAAVGVGVWMLPKSVSPPDESGTTPAVTPDQAPVEEPVASPEPSPVTPAEPESPRVDGAMDEEPAADELDALERREPDGPEAAEESPPAADDAAEGGVESGPAAPESSPEALEGPTAEEVPAPAPEEGAETVGEQAETRTMSAGEAVGGREHLVVVSATEACWMETNTDGGSVREYYLRPGEKLRLPFDESLRLRLGNAGGVDVVYDGQTVPLGAESGQVRTLDFPPQ; this is encoded by the coding sequence ATGAGCTTGCGGGAATTGGGTGAACGGCTGCGCCACGAGCGCATGAACAAGGGCCTCAGTCTCGATGAGGTCGTTGAGCGGACCAAGATCAGCCGCCGCAACATTACGGCCATCGAGGAAGGCCGCGAGGACGATCTGCCCCACGCCGTTTACAGCCGTGGCTTTATACGCAATTACGCCGAGCTGCTTGGCGTTGACCTCGCTGAATACGATGAAGTGCTCAACGAGGCCCTGCCAATTGAGGACGATTTCAGCGAGGAGGCGGCCCGCGAACTGAAAAAGGACCTCAAGCTTCACTCCGGCTCGCGCGCCGGGGCCAAGGTGGTCCGGACAATCGTTTTGCTGGTTGTGCTGGCGGCGGCCGTGGGCGTGGGCGTCTGGATGCTGCCGAAGTCGGTCTCGCCTCCGGACGAATCAGGAACGACGCCCGCTGTGACGCCGGATCAGGCTCCCGTGGAGGAGCCTGTGGCGTCTCCCGAGCCTTCTCCAGTTACCCCGGCGGAACCCGAGTCGCCCAGAGTGGACGGTGCCATGGATGAGGAGCCCGCCGCGGATGAACTGGATGCCTTGGAGCGGCGGGAGCCCGATGGTCCGGAGGCCGCTGAGGAGTCGCCCCCTGCGGCCGACGATGCCGCCGAAGGGGGCGTGGAAAGCGGCCCGGCCGCTCCGGAATCCTCACCCGAGGCCCTTGAGGGGCCAACCGCGGAGGAAGTGCCCGCCCCCGCTCCGGAGGAGGGGGCCGAGACCGTCGGCGAGCAAGCCGAAACACGGACCATGTCGGCTGGCGAGGCCGTGGGCGGACGCGAGCACCTTGTGGTCGTTTCCGCCACCGAGGCCTGCTGGATGGAGACCAATACGGACGGCGGCTCGGTGCGGGAATATTACCTGCGCCCGGGGGAGAAACTGCGCCTTCCTTTCGACGAGTCCCTGCGCCTTCGGCTCGGCAACGCGGGTGGGGTTGACGTTGTCTACGACGGGCAGACGGTTCCCCTCGGCGCGGAATCCGGACAGGTCCGCACCCTGGATTTCCCTCCCCAGTAG
- a CDS encoding chemotaxis protein CheW, whose product MDEAQRHDDEILQLVTFSIGDEEFGVDILKVQEIIRTMEITRVPKAPDFVEGVINLRGKVIPIIDLRRRFGMARRDHDKNTRIIVIDINNMIVGFVVDSVSEVLRISSSTVEPPPPVVAGVESEYIKSVGKLEDRLLIMLDLDRLLSGEEQAMLATV is encoded by the coding sequence ATGGATGAAGCGCAGCGCCACGACGACGAGATTCTCCAACTCGTCACCTTCAGTATTGGCGACGAGGAGTTCGGGGTTGACATTCTCAAGGTGCAGGAGATCATCCGCACCATGGAGATAACCAGGGTGCCCAAGGCCCCGGATTTCGTCGAGGGGGTCATCAACCTTCGCGGCAAGGTCATCCCCATCATCGACCTGCGCCGGCGGTTCGGCATGGCCCGCCGCGACCACGACAAGAACACCCGCATCATCGTCATCGACATCAACAACATGATCGTCGGTTTCGTGGTTGACTCCGTTTCGGAGGTCCTGCGCATCTCTTCCAGCACGGTGGAGCCGCCGCCGCCCGTTGTGGCCGGCGTGGAGTCGGAGTACATCAAGAGCGTGGGCAAGCTGGAGGACCGCCTGCTCATCATGCTCGATCTCGACCGCCTGCTTTCCGGCGAGGAGCAGGCCATGCTGGCCACCGTCTAG
- the recO gene encoding DNA repair protein RecO, translating into MEFTDKALVAGTGRFREADLWVRLLTPSRGLLTVFAFGGAKSRRRFPGCLDSFNILLASVSSDRAGRYLHLTEAGLSRSFPRLRSDLDRLGMAANCLKFVEAVQDGEESAEYLFHTMADTLRVLDEADQVSPSLPMYFRAGALFALGFGPQLECCPECGLKVEGMEHAYFAVDRGRLLCEKCGSRSGGGLRLSRGAVATLRFLADSTPGQWSRLDMPAGVREECFSLVDGFIQYHLGLAWRKGRFRRA; encoded by the coding sequence ATGGAGTTCACCGACAAGGCCCTGGTGGCCGGGACTGGCCGCTTTCGCGAGGCTGATCTGTGGGTGCGCTTATTGACCCCCTCCCGTGGCCTGCTGACGGTGTTCGCCTTTGGCGGGGCCAAGAGTCGACGCCGCTTTCCCGGCTGCCTTGATTCATTCAACATCCTTCTAGCCAGCGTGTCTTCGGACCGCGCCGGGCGGTACCTGCACCTCACCGAGGCCGGACTCTCCCGATCTTTCCCAAGACTGCGTTCGGACCTGGACAGGCTGGGCATGGCCGCCAACTGCCTTAAGTTCGTGGAGGCCGTGCAGGACGGGGAGGAGAGCGCCGAATATCTTTTTCACACCATGGCGGATACGCTGCGTGTTCTGGATGAGGCCGACCAAGTTTCCCCTTCGTTGCCCATGTATTTCCGAGCCGGGGCGCTCTTCGCTCTCGGTTTCGGACCGCAGCTCGAATGCTGCCCGGAATGCGGCCTGAAGGTCGAGGGCATGGAGCACGCCTACTTCGCCGTTGACCGGGGGCGGCTTCTTTGCGAAAAGTGCGGGTCCCGTTCGGGGGGCGGCCTGCGCCTCAGTCGAGGCGCCGTGGCCACGCTGCGCTTTTTGGCCGACAGCACGCCCGGACAGTGGAGCCGGTTGGACATGCCCGCGGGGGTCCGCGAGGAATGCTTCAGCCTCGTGGACGGGTTTATCCAATATCATCTCGGCCTGGCCTGGCGGAAAGGTCGCTTTCGCCGGGCCTAG
- the glyS gene encoding glycine--tRNA ligase subunit beta translates to MAELLLEIGVEEMPARFVPSLAEELKRLTAEELLEQRLDCGRLFGHATPRRLVLHVTGLATEQRREEEVVTGPPARIAFDESGELTKAGLGFASSQGVEPSDLRTIKTDKGEYLSVTKAVGGASALDMLPGILERVVRRLSFPKRMRWGSRDLAFGRPIRWLLALLDNDVVEFALEDIRTGRTTWGHRVMGPGPFEVADPAEYFLTMRERGAVVLDPEERKRLIRDKGDRLAEAEGLSIVWDDDLLDETANLVEYPRPMLGSFDELYLELPREVLLTSMQKHQKSLGVQDAEGGLANKFLTVLNLEPDDPGLVCSGWERVLKARLEDARFFWEADKSQSFDVWFGKLDSVTFLQPLGSMGEKARRLERLGGKLAEQVKPELLLDMGESGRLAKCDLVSEMVCEFDNLQGIMGGIYAGLKGYSANIAQALSEQYLPAGPDSSVPSSLPGALLSIADKADTLAGCFGLNMIPTGGADQYALRRQALGICRIVLEHRLKLDLRHLIKTAFNGYSDVEWKLSPDEAQERLVEFFGQRLKAHYTARGFETLVVEACLGAGFDDIHAFGRRLRALDEFSRSPGFQEAVLTFKRAANIIRKQGDEAGVALIGSYDPALFEEEAERELAAALEAVTPRFEEHWEKGDFRNLFALLGELRPKVDAFFDNVMVMCPEDDLRRNRLGLLQSLVSLLARLADFNALQV, encoded by the coding sequence ATGGCCGAACTGCTGCTGGAAATCGGCGTCGAGGAGATGCCCGCCCGCTTCGTGCCCTCCCTGGCGGAGGAGTTGAAGCGATTGACGGCCGAGGAGCTTCTTGAACAGCGTCTGGACTGCGGCCGCCTTTTCGGCCATGCCACTCCAAGGCGGCTAGTGCTGCATGTCACCGGCTTGGCCACGGAGCAACGCCGGGAGGAGGAAGTCGTCACCGGTCCGCCCGCCCGCATCGCCTTTGATGAGTCCGGCGAGTTGACCAAGGCCGGGCTGGGCTTCGCCTCCAGCCAGGGGGTGGAACCGTCCGATTTGCGCACCATCAAGACGGACAAGGGCGAGTACCTGAGCGTGACCAAGGCCGTGGGCGGAGCCTCTGCCCTGGATATGCTGCCGGGAATCCTGGAGCGGGTAGTTCGTCGCCTTTCCTTCCCCAAGCGCATGCGATGGGGCTCGCGCGACCTGGCCTTCGGTCGCCCCATACGCTGGCTGCTGGCTCTTCTGGACAACGACGTGGTGGAATTCGCCCTGGAGGACATCCGGACTGGACGGACGACCTGGGGACACCGCGTGATGGGGCCCGGGCCGTTCGAAGTGGCCGATCCGGCCGAGTATTTTTTGACCATGCGCGAGCGGGGGGCCGTCGTTTTGGACCCCGAGGAACGCAAGCGGCTTATACGCGACAAGGGCGATCGCCTGGCCGAAGCCGAAGGACTGTCCATCGTCTGGGACGACGATCTCTTGGACGAGACGGCCAACCTGGTGGAATACCCCAGGCCCATGCTCGGCTCCTTCGACGAGCTTTATCTGGAACTTCCTCGCGAAGTGCTGCTGACCAGCATGCAGAAACACCAGAAGAGCCTGGGCGTGCAGGACGCCGAGGGCGGCTTGGCGAACAAGTTCCTTACTGTCCTCAATTTGGAGCCGGATGATCCCGGTCTGGTCTGTTCCGGCTGGGAACGTGTGCTCAAGGCCCGCTTGGAGGACGCCCGCTTTTTCTGGGAGGCGGACAAGTCGCAAAGCTTCGATGTCTGGTTCGGTAAATTGGACTCCGTGACCTTCCTCCAGCCCTTGGGCAGCATGGGGGAGAAGGCTAGGCGTCTTGAGCGGCTGGGAGGCAAGTTGGCCGAACAGGTCAAGCCGGAATTGCTGCTCGACATGGGTGAATCGGGCAGGTTGGCCAAGTGCGACTTGGTCTCCGAGATGGTCTGCGAATTCGATAATCTCCAGGGGATTATGGGCGGCATTTACGCCGGGCTTAAAGGGTACTCCGCCAACATCGCCCAGGCCCTTTCCGAACAGTACCTGCCCGCCGGACCGGACAGTTCCGTGCCTTCCAGCCTCCCCGGTGCGCTCTTGTCCATCGCGGACAAGGCGGACACTCTGGCCGGGTGCTTTGGACTGAATATGATTCCCACCGGCGGCGCGGATCAGTACGCCCTGCGCCGTCAGGCCCTGGGCATATGCCGCATTGTTTTGGAGCACCGCCTGAAACTGGACCTGCGCCATCTCATCAAAACCGCGTTCAACGGGTACTCCGACGTGGAATGGAAGCTGAGCCCGGACGAGGCCCAGGAGCGCCTTGTGGAGTTTTTCGGGCAGCGACTCAAGGCTCACTACACGGCCCGAGGGTTCGAGACCCTGGTTGTGGAGGCCTGTCTCGGGGCTGGATTCGACGATATCCACGCATTCGGCCGCCGACTGCGCGCCCTGGACGAGTTCAGCCGCTCTCCAGGTTTTCAGGAGGCGGTCTTGACCTTCAAGCGGGCGGCCAACATCATCCGCAAGCAGGGCGATGAAGCCGGAGTGGCGCTGATTGGCTCCTACGACCCGGCTTTGTTCGAGGAAGAAGCCGAACGCGAGTTGGCCGCCGCCCTCGAGGCCGTCACACCCCGTTTCGAGGAGCACTGGGAGAAGGGAGACTTCAGGAACCTGTTCGCCCTGCTGGGCGAATTACGACCCAAAGTTGACGCTTTCTTCGACAACGTCATGGTTATGTGCCCAGAGGACGACTTGCGCCGCAACCGCCTCGGCCTGCTGCAGTCCCTGGTTTCCTTGCTGGCCAGGCTGGCGGACTTCAACGCCCTGCAGGTGTGA
- the mfd gene encoding transcription-repair coupling factor, translated as MNFPRQLHDFLRGRGDSLRVFKSGVASQALLAQDLMRRGQSVVWVLPDEKQARRAWAMLHLFASSEATRPGFGWHFLPGYPASEPNPREWVARWAALSALTSRRRNVGAVLSVDNLLPKWPSPELLSDAELLLRKGEEMLSDMLLEQLASWGYRRTSMVGAPGEMAMRGDVLDVFAPGAEYPVRMEFFGDALDELRLFDPRTQRSVSDLREVLLLPAAPALLTPVLREQALERLRHFKTTGQIKDASLSHFTARIEEGDGTIWPGLYYDKPAHLEEFLPHDAVYLLSGGTQLREKRQEARWAWQGFLENLERDKGWTAPEQALIWPEESRGPWSGKRHLVFEEMVIGLDREGVELPEREVEAFSDLYWKPEERDRPWAALMGDLRSRRDKGLTTVLSFHTSRSRSRFLKLAEQEDIRPHTEWSPEGKGVFALVSSLKKGMELEWWGARVLAEDVLQPKEASKPRPRRKDFKGLATFEEIESGDLLVHRDFGVCRFGGLTRLQTSQAGGDYLLLHFDGQDKLYLPVDRMRVVQRFKGPEGSTPSLDSLRGARWKAAKERARKAVEKIAHELVEMYAYRRVAKGYSYDPPGELYWEFEAGFGFEETPDQAQAIQDVLADLENPEPMDRLVCGDVGFGKTEVALRAAFRAVCDGKQVVLLCPTTVLAEQHYQTFKRRTASFPVTVAMLSRFVPKAEQKNVISAAARGKADILIGTHRVLSKDVEVPNLGLLILDEEQRFGVKHKERIKELKRNIDCLTLTATPIPRTLQLSLSGIRSLSVIETPPVDRKPVETALIEREEGMLRTILLRELERGGQVFWVHNRVRGLDSVENYVKRLVPEARVGMAHGQMAPTKLEETMHSFWHGELDVLVCTAIVESGLDFPNANTLIVDQAHMFGLGQLYQLRGRVGRSERQAYAYFVVPNVEAVNETARRRLRVILDMDYLGAGFKVAMEDLRLRGAGNILGEAQSGQIAKVGLDLFLEMLDEEVRRLRGEGGPSEAPEPEINFVFEASLPEDYIDDPRERLRYYKAFSSARDDQEEADLAMEVKDRFGKMPEAARNFLAMLQVKRELRRLRAVKADLYVNRAVIHWSEDVGGPDPDELVSWLQSRQGWAKLLPPGRLEVRMEHDEASENMAFLRTELASLAAGQGKEGE; from the coding sequence GTGAATTTTCCGAGACAACTGCACGATTTTCTACGCGGCCGGGGCGACAGCCTGCGGGTATTCAAGAGCGGTGTGGCCTCCCAGGCTCTGCTGGCCCAGGATCTCATGCGCCGGGGCCAGAGCGTGGTCTGGGTGCTTCCCGATGAGAAGCAGGCGCGCCGCGCTTGGGCCATGCTGCATCTTTTCGCCTCATCCGAGGCCACCAGGCCCGGTTTTGGCTGGCATTTTCTGCCCGGCTACCCCGCGTCGGAGCCCAATCCCCGGGAGTGGGTGGCCAGGTGGGCCGCCCTGAGCGCCCTTACCTCACGACGAAGGAATGTGGGCGCTGTCCTTTCCGTGGACAACCTGCTGCCCAAGTGGCCGTCTCCCGAACTGCTCAGCGACGCGGAGCTGCTCCTGAGAAAGGGCGAGGAGATGCTCTCCGACATGCTGCTGGAACAGCTCGCCTCCTGGGGGTATCGCCGTACCTCCATGGTGGGCGCGCCCGGCGAGATGGCAATGCGAGGCGACGTGCTGGACGTCTTCGCTCCGGGTGCGGAATACCCGGTGCGTATGGAATTCTTCGGCGACGCGCTGGACGAACTGCGCCTTTTCGACCCCCGCACCCAGCGCTCGGTTTCCGATCTCCGCGAGGTGCTCCTGCTGCCGGCCGCCCCGGCCCTGCTGACGCCTGTTTTGCGCGAGCAGGCGTTGGAAAGGTTGCGCCATTTCAAGACCACGGGGCAGATCAAGGATGCCTCCCTGTCGCACTTCACGGCCCGAATCGAGGAAGGCGATGGCACTATCTGGCCCGGCCTCTACTACGACAAGCCCGCCCATCTGGAAGAGTTTCTCCCCCATGACGCGGTCTATCTCCTGTCGGGAGGCACCCAGCTTCGGGAAAAACGGCAGGAAGCGCGCTGGGCTTGGCAGGGCTTTTTGGAAAACCTGGAGCGTGACAAGGGGTGGACCGCACCGGAGCAGGCCCTGATTTGGCCCGAGGAGAGCAGGGGGCCATGGAGCGGCAAGCGCCACCTGGTTTTCGAGGAAATGGTCATCGGCTTGGACCGCGAGGGAGTGGAGCTGCCCGAGCGTGAGGTCGAGGCGTTCTCCGATCTCTACTGGAAGCCGGAGGAGAGGGACCGTCCCTGGGCGGCCCTCATGGGAGACCTCCGCTCCCGGCGGGACAAGGGGCTGACAACCGTTCTCAGCTTCCATACCTCCCGTTCCCGTTCCCGTTTCCTCAAGCTGGCGGAGCAGGAGGATATTCGCCCCCACACCGAGTGGTCGCCCGAGGGCAAGGGTGTTTTCGCTTTGGTCTCCTCCCTGAAGAAGGGCATGGAACTGGAGTGGTGGGGCGCGCGCGTACTAGCCGAGGACGTGCTGCAGCCCAAGGAGGCTAGCAAGCCCCGCCCCCGGCGCAAGGATTTCAAGGGGCTGGCGACCTTCGAGGAAATCGAATCAGGGGACCTGCTGGTTCACCGCGATTTCGGCGTCTGCCGCTTCGGGGGCCTGACCCGGTTGCAGACCTCCCAGGCGGGTGGCGACTACCTGCTGTTGCATTTCGATGGTCAGGACAAGCTGTATCTGCCCGTGGACCGCATGCGTGTGGTGCAGCGCTTCAAGGGGCCGGAAGGCTCCACACCTTCCCTGGACAGCTTGCGCGGCGCGCGGTGGAAAGCCGCCAAGGAGCGTGCGCGCAAGGCGGTTGAAAAGATCGCTCACGAGCTGGTGGAGATGTACGCTTACCGCCGCGTGGCCAAGGGGTATTCCTACGATCCGCCCGGGGAACTGTATTGGGAGTTCGAGGCGGGCTTCGGTTTCGAGGAGACACCGGACCAGGCTCAGGCCATCCAGGACGTGCTGGCGGATCTGGAGAACCCCGAGCCCATGGACCGGCTGGTGTGCGGCGACGTGGGCTTCGGAAAGACCGAGGTGGCTCTGCGCGCTGCTTTCCGGGCGGTTTGCGACGGCAAGCAGGTTGTGCTTTTATGTCCAACCACGGTTCTCGCGGAACAGCACTACCAGACCTTTAAGCGCCGCACCGCCAGCTTCCCGGTGACCGTGGCCATGCTGTCCCGTTTCGTGCCCAAGGCGGAACAGAAGAACGTCATTTCCGCGGCCGCGCGGGGCAAGGCGGACATCCTCATCGGCACCCACCGCGTTCTGTCCAAGGATGTGGAAGTCCCCAACCTGGGGCTGCTCATTCTGGACGAAGAACAAAGGTTTGGGGTCAAGCACAAGGAGCGCATCAAGGAACTCAAACGCAACATTGACTGCCTGACCCTCACGGCCACCCCCATCCCTCGCACTCTGCAACTCTCCCTGTCCGGCATCCGCTCCCTCTCCGTCATTGAAACCCCGCCGGTTGACCGCAAGCCGGTGGAAACAGCCCTGATCGAGCGGGAGGAGGGCATGCTGCGGACCATCCTGCTGCGGGAACTGGAGCGCGGCGGCCAGGTTTTCTGGGTGCACAACAGGGTGCGCGGGCTGGACTCGGTGGAAAACTACGTCAAGCGCCTTGTGCCGGAGGCCCGGGTGGGCATGGCTCACGGCCAGATGGCCCCCACCAAACTGGAAGAGACCATGCATTCCTTTTGGCACGGCGAACTGGATGTGCTGGTCTGCACGGCCATCGTGGAATCCGGACTGGATTTTCCCAACGCCAATACCCTCATCGTGGACCAAGCGCACATGTTCGGTCTGGGGCAGCTCTATCAGTTGCGCGGCCGGGTGGGGCGCAGCGAGCGCCAAGCCTACGCCTATTTCGTGGTGCCCAACGTTGAAGCGGTCAACGAGACCGCCCGCAGACGGCTGCGTGTCATCCTGGACATGGACTATCTCGGAGCGGGATTCAAGGTGGCCATGGAGGACCTGCGGCTCCGCGGCGCGGGCAACATCCTGGGCGAGGCGCAATCCGGACAAATCGCCAAGGTTGGCCTGGACCTTTTTCTGGAGATGCTTGACGAGGAAGTCCGCCGCCTGCGCGGCGAGGGCGGCCCCTCCGAAGCCCCGGAGCCGGAGATCAATTTCGTGTTCGAGGCCAGCCTGCCCGAGGACTACATTGACGACCCCAGGGAGCGTCTGCGCTATTACAAAGCCTTCTCCTCGGCCCGGGATGATCAGGAGGAAGCGGACTTGGCCATGGAGGTCAAGGATCGCTTCGGCAAGATGCCCGAAGCGGCGCGCAACTTCCTGGCCATGCTCCAGGTCAAGCGTGAACTCCGGAGGCTGCGCGCGGTCAAGGCGGACCTGTACGTCAACCGGGCGGTCATCCACTGGAGCGAAGACGTTGGCGGCCCAGATCCGGATGAGCTGGTATCCTGGTTGCAAAGCAGGCAAGGATGGGCCAAACTCCTGCCTCCCGGACGCCTGGAGGTGCGCATGGAGCACGATGAAGCGTCCGAAAACATGGCTTTTCTGCGAACCGAACTGGCCTCTCTGGCCGCTGGCCAAGGGAAGGAGGGCGAGTGA
- a CDS encoding SurA N-terminal domain-containing protein: MAYSRTALSRPGMRGALVLIVLALLLPARPAKAEVLDRIVAVVNGEIITLHELDKRFKPIMLRFKGQELSQEERKRLRRMKRDLLDRMVNEMLLVQEGERLGITVSDSEVDSHLERLKQQKDLDQEELKKQLAEEGLTLPKFREKLREDIITNRLVGSMVRRKVAVTTQEIEAFYEEHKERYTKQRSVGLRIILLPDDEQAETLRERIVSGDMTFAEAAEAQSIGPAAESGGDIGVLQWSELAPEWKDALAGKSEGDVSRPFAISGKGALLKVTSDSAGQVRPLEEVREEIRDELAEPRFDELYQEYLQRLRKKAILDIRL, encoded by the coding sequence ATGGCATATTCCCGTACCGCACTCTCTCGCCCCGGCATGCGGGGCGCTCTCGTCCTGATCGTCCTGGCGCTTCTGCTTCCGGCCCGTCCCGCCAAGGCGGAGGTGTTGGACCGCATAGTGGCCGTGGTCAATGGAGAGATCATTACGCTGCACGAGCTTGACAAACGCTTCAAGCCGATCATGCTCCGCTTCAAGGGCCAGGAGCTTTCCCAGGAGGAACGGAAGCGCCTGCGCCGGATGAAGCGCGACCTGCTGGACCGCATGGTCAATGAAATGCTGCTTGTTCAGGAAGGTGAGCGTCTGGGTATCACCGTCTCGGACAGTGAAGTGGACTCGCACCTGGAGCGGCTCAAGCAGCAGAAGGACCTTGACCAGGAGGAGCTGAAAAAGCAACTGGCCGAAGAAGGCCTGACCTTGCCGAAGTTTCGCGAGAAGCTGCGTGAGGACATCATCACGAACCGCCTGGTTGGAAGCATGGTCCGCCGCAAGGTGGCCGTGACCACCCAGGAAATCGAAGCGTTTTACGAGGAGCACAAGGAGCGGTACACCAAGCAGCGTTCCGTCGGCCTGCGAATCATCCTTTTGCCGGATGACGAACAGGCCGAAACCCTGCGCGAGCGCATCGTCTCCGGCGACATGACCTTTGCGGAAGCCGCCGAGGCCCAATCCATCGGTCCTGCGGCCGAATCCGGGGGAGACATCGGGGTGCTGCAGTGGTCGGAACTCGCTCCGGAATGGAAGGACGCCCTGGCGGGCAAGAGCGAGGGAGACGTCAGCCGTCCCTTCGCCATTAGCGGCAAGGGCGCCCTGCTTAAGGTGACTTCCGACAGCGCCGGCCAAGTCCGGCCACTGGAGGAGGTCCGGGAGGAAATACGCGATGAGTTGGCCGAGCCGCGGTTCGACGAACTGTACCAGGAATATCTGCAGCGGCTTCGGAAGAAAGCCATTTTGGACATCAGACTCTAG
- a CDS encoding SurA N-terminal domain-containing protein, whose protein sequence is MSIRSAVVLPLLLFLALSVGCGPEEEEPGVVARVNGDPIYLSRLEFKNDLLHFYRQSEYNPSVEQLRSEYGQALADLIVQKLIEQDLQSRGLEVTDQELREAEQEVRDDYPEGAFEEVLVEEYIDLGAWRQQLRARLAMEKLNNLVLRPQVKLDYVEAEQYYRENIQDFYLPPRVVVVLVEGPSRELVKKAGDYHDEGESPDSIEAKLKQTRLRRIKLREDRLSAGWGDALEGVEPGGKSSVWEENDTFNQLLLLERIPGKVLDPSQAYPLVEKVLLERKLWKAFDEWLANALGQAEIKVSKRLLEERATPDTNENEHGSSEG, encoded by the coding sequence GTGAGCATCCGTTCCGCTGTTGTGTTGCCGCTGCTGCTGTTCCTCGCTTTGTCGGTCGGATGCGGCCCTGAAGAAGAGGAGCCGGGCGTGGTGGCCCGGGTTAACGGCGACCCAATCTATCTTTCCCGACTCGAGTTCAAGAACGACCTGCTCCATTTCTATCGCCAGAGCGAATACAACCCTTCTGTGGAACAACTCCGCTCGGAATACGGCCAAGCCCTGGCCGACCTCATCGTCCAGAAGCTCATTGAACAGGATTTGCAAAGCCGAGGTCTGGAGGTGACCGACCAAGAGTTGCGGGAAGCGGAGCAAGAAGTCCGGGACGACTACCCGGAAGGCGCTTTCGAAGAAGTGCTGGTCGAGGAGTACATCGATCTTGGGGCGTGGCGGCAGCAGCTTCGGGCCCGGCTGGCCATGGAAAAGCTGAACAACCTGGTGCTGCGGCCGCAGGTCAAGCTGGACTACGTGGAAGCGGAGCAATACTACCGCGAGAATATCCAGGACTTCTATCTCCCGCCACGAGTCGTCGTCGTGCTGGTCGAGGGCCCCAGCCGGGAGTTGGTGAAAAAGGCGGGAGACTACCACGACGAAGGAGAGTCCCCGGATTCCATCGAGGCCAAGCTCAAGCAGACCCGGCTACGGCGGATCAAACTCCGCGAGGACCGACTTTCCGCCGGCTGGGGCGACGCTTTGGAAGGGGTCGAGCCGGGAGGTAAAAGCTCCGTCTGGGAAGAGAACGACACCTTCAACCAACTCTTGCTGCTGGAACGCATTCCCGGCAAGGTTCTCGACCCGTCCCAGGCCTATCCTCTTGTCGAAAAGGTGCTTCTAGAGCGCAAGTTGTGGAAGGCTTTTGACGAATGGCTGGCCAACGCTCTCGGCCAGGCGGAGATAAAAGTCAGCAAGCGGCTCCTTGAAGAGCGGGCAACGCCGGATACGAACGAGAACGAACACGGCTCCAGCGAAGGCTGA